One stretch of Oncorhynchus gorbuscha isolate QuinsamMale2020 ecotype Even-year linkage group LG21, OgorEven_v1.0, whole genome shotgun sequence DNA includes these proteins:
- the LOC124008526 gene encoding claudin-34-like — MAYLVHTAHPQFVCLWLSTVGWALTAVTLGLIQWRVWQVADLTFITSGEAWVGLWRVCFYSHTLVTSGFRVMYCQSMALSDSFTPPEVATAQVLTLLGLVVGFCGNAAAVYALRSVYFGPEKPTPIRRAFAVAGTLCLLSAVCFLIPLLWNLNSVVTNQTIAFPSNFHMPPAPVTQNAGAGIGVGIVGSFMMIVSGVIFILYRFPVKMGPRVEPSGPEARHFDGSRVGTLSILCPTDPGDNRSSSQARDNPAFHSDEHL, encoded by the coding sequence aTGGCATACCTGGTTCACACGGCTCACCCTCAGTTCGTCTGCCTGTGGTTGAGCACCGTGGGTTGGGCCCTTACCGCGGTGACCCTTGGACTCATCCAGTGGAGGGTCTGGCAGGTGGCCGACTTGACCTTCATCACCTCAGGAGAGGCCTGGGTCGGTCTCTGGAGGGTGTGTTTCTATAGCCATACACTCGTGACCTCTGGGTTCAGGGTCATGTATTGTCAGAGTATGGCGCTGTCCGACTCCTTCACGCCCCCGGAGGTCGCCACGGCCCAGGTGCTCACTCTGCTAGGGCTGGTCGTGGGGTTCTGTGGGAACGCCGCCGCAGTCTACGCCCTCAGGAGCGTCTATTTTGGACCGGAGAAGCCGACGCCTATCCGCCGTGCGTTCGCAGTGGCTGGTACTCTGTGCTTGTTGTCCGCTGTGTGTTTTCTCATACCTCTCCTGTGGAACTTGAACTCGGTGGTGACCAATCAAACGATTGCGTTCCCGTCGAACTTCCACATGCCCCCTGCACCTGTGACCCAGAACGCTGGGGCAGGGATCGGGGTCGGGATCGTAGGGTCGTTCATGATGATCGTCAGTGGAGTTATCTTCATCCTCTATAGGTTCCCTGTCAAGATGGGACCCAGAGTGGAGCCTTCTGGTCCAGAGGCACGACACTTTGATGGGTCACGTGTTGGGACATTATCCATACTGTGTCCCACAGACCCAGGGGACAATCGGAGTAGCTCTCAGGCCAGGGACAATCCTGCCTTCCACTCTGATGAGCACTTGTGA